The genomic interval TTTTTGGCAACCGCCGCCGGTATTCCTTCAGCAACGATCTTTCCGCCCTGTTCGCCGGCCCCCGGCCCAATGTCGATCACCCAATCGCTCTGCGCAATAACGTGCATGTCGTGCTCAACAACGATCACCGTATTGCCCGCATCTACCAGCGAATTTAATTGCACCATCAGTTTCTCTACATCTGCCGGGTGCAATCCTGTCGTCGGTTCATCCAGCACATAAAGCGTATCGCCACGCTGCGAACGCTGCAATTCCGTTGCCAGTTTGATGCGTTGTGCCTCACCGCCTGATAATTCTGTAGCAGGCTGACCTAACCTTAAATAACCTAAGCCTACCTGTCGAACAACATTAAGGCTACGCCGCAAGATCTCCTCTTCTTCAAAAAACTCCCACGCAACATCTACCGGCATCGCAAGTACTTCAGCAATATTCTTATCCTTGTATTTTATTTCGAGCGTTTTGTCGTTGTAGCGCGTGCCGTGGCAGGTAGGACAGGGGGAATACACGCTTGGCAAGAACAACAATTCTACCATTACGAAGCCTTCACCGGCGCAATGTGGACAACGGCCCTTGGCTACGTTAAACGAAAAACGGCCTGCATCGTAATGACGCGCTTTCGCCATTTTCGTTGCTGCAAAAAGTTTACGCACATGGTCAAATAAGCCGGTGTACGTAGCAAGATTAGACCTGGGTGTACGGCCGATCGGTTTTTGATCCACCCGTACCATGCGTTTAACCCGTTCCATACCTTCCGTTATCCGCCCTGAAGAAAGAACTGTTTCTTCCTGAAGTAAATCCTGTTGATCTTCAGTTGGAGGATCTATTTCCTGGCCAAGCTGCGCTGCAACGAGTTCTATAAGCGCCTGGCTGACAAGGCTGCTTTTACCTGAGCCGGAAATACCTGTCACACTCGTCAAAACGCCTAAGGGAAAAGAAACATCCAGGTTGCTGAGATTATTGCGGGAAACTCCTTCCAAACGTAGCCAGCTTGTCGTAGTACGTGCAGTTCGTTTAGGCGGGATTGCCTGTGCTATATATCGCCGGGTAACAGAGGTTTCCACTTTCTGCAACCCGCTTAAAGGCCCGCTGTATAGAATTTCACCACCGTTAACACCAGCGGCAGGACCGACATCTACCACCCAGTCAGCGTGCCGAATGATATCCACTTCATGCTCGACTACGAAAAGCGAATTGCCAGCGTCTTTCAGCTTATCCAGCGCGCGCAGCAATGCTTCAGTATCCGCCGGATGAAGGCCCGCAGAAGGTTCATCGAGAACATACACAACGCCGAATAAATTTGAACGTACCTGCGTTGCAAGCCGTAGTCTTTGCAACTCACCCGGTGACAGCGTAGGCGTGCTGCGTTCCGGCGTAAGGTAGCCAAGGCCGAGATCAAGCATTATAGACAGCCTTGCCACGAGATCTTCCGCAATACGTTGAGCCACCATTGCTTTTTCAGGGTGCAGTTCATTTATTTTATCAAACGATGCCTGTCTGGCATAAGGACTAAAAATTTTATTAAGCTCATACAATTGAAGGCGCGATATCTCTGTAATATCATAGCCGGCAAATTTTACAGACAGAGATTCTTTTTTTAACCTTTTACCATTGCACACCGGGCAATCTGCCCCCGTCATAAACTGCATTACCCGCTTTTTCATTAGCTGGCTTTGCGTATTCGCGAAGGTCTGCATTACATACCGCTTAGCACCTGTGAACGTGCCCATGTAGCTCGGCTCCAATTTTTGGTTCAGCGCCTTCTTCATTTCTTTTGCAGAAAGGCCTGAATACACAGGAACGGTTGGCTGTTCGTCTGTAAATAGTATCCACTCACGGTCTTTCTTCGGCAGATCACGCCAGGGCTTATCTACATCATAGCCCAGCGTCATCAGTATCTCGCGCAGGTTTTGCCCCTGCCAGGCTGTAGGCCACGCAGCAATGGCCCGTTCACGGATCGTGAGACTGTCGTCCGGTACCATCGATTTTTCGGTCACATCATAGATACGGCCAAGCCCGTGACAGTTGGGACAGGCCCCTTCGGGTGTATTCGGTGAAAAGCCTTCAGCGTAGATGATCGATTGTCCTTTGGGATAGTCGCCTGCCCTTGAAAACAACATACGGAGCAGGTTGGATAGCGTTGTTACACTACCAACAGAAGAACGTGTGGTTACTGCACCGCGTTGTTGTTGTAAGGCAACAGCAGGAGGCAGACCTTCGATTTCATCCACTTCAGGGACGGACATCTGGTTAAATAACCGTCTTGCATAAGGTGAGACTGATTCCAGGTAACGGCGTTGTGCTTCAGCATACAAAGTTCCGAATGCCAGCGAAGATTTACCTGAACCCGATACGCCTGTGAAAACAACCAGCGCATTACGCGGTATGTCAACATTGATATTTTTAAGATTGTGTTCCCTTGCACCCCGCACGCGAACAAAATCGCCAGCCGATGCTTTTTTAGATTGCCCTTCCTTCATAAATGAATATTACAAACGTTTTGATACTACTATAGTTTAAGCTATAGCACTTACAGCAAATACCATACTATCAAAATACGGCGGTTTCGGGTACCGGCATGCTGCCAGATGCCGCCGCCAAAGACCTGGCTTTTACACCCAGCTCAAAAAGTACTTCGACCATATTTATGCCGGCAGGCCCATCTTTCCCGTGATATGCGCATTATTCAGAACCGAAACAGCCTTGATTTGTGGGCGATTTTACCCCCGCATTTCAATAACCCTATTCAGCTCTTGTATCATAGCAGGCCTGCGGGGATATTTACGGCATATTTCCTCTGCAATAGTGATGACTTCATCCGTTCCCTCAGGAATAGCTTCAATCACCATTATCATTTTGATAGCCAGATCCGTATATTCCCGACGGTTTCCAACTATATCACCTTTACGCCCAAAGGCGGGAAGATATAATGCTAACAGCTGTATGGGATAAATATTCACTAAATGATCATGGTACCGTAACAGCCGGTCCAGATCTATTTCCTGGCTCATAAGACTCAGCAGTCTGTCCCAGTATTTCTCCTCAATATAGATAGGAGCGAGTACATCAAGCAGTAGTGTATCTGGCGAATACCATACTTTTCCCTTATTTTTTTGATATTGTAGTTCTACACCTGTTATTCTTTCTTCAATATATTTTTCTATTTCCTCTTCCCATTCATCCATGTCGAAGCTACTCTTCCATTGATTGTAATAAATCTGATGAAAGCCCCGATCAAAAGCAAAATGTTTTGTATAATACCTTATTGTATCTTTATCGTTTTCTAAAACAGCAATGTGGAGAAGCTCTTCCTCCCACTGCCTTACCGTTCCCGGATGGTCCTTTTTTCGGGCAAGTTCAATTCCCTCAACTATTAATTGCTTAGCCGAAGAAAGATCGGTCTTTTCTACCAGGCGCCTAACCTCGCCGCGTCGAATATCAACAATATCTAAATTTTCCCGAAGAAGTGCCTGAGCATCACTAAAATTCCCAATAGCATGTAAGAATGCTACTTTCCGCACAAGAAAATAATCCTTCCTATAAGAATGCTCGTCTTCTGATGTCTTTTTAATCTGACCATCAATAAAATTCAGATAGGACGCCTGTTCATTTAACTTTATGGCAAGGGTAAAATAAACATCCAGCATATCATGTCCAAAATCACCATAATCGAAATATACCGGAAGGCTTACCGCTGATCGTATAAAATCAAATATCTCTGCCTGCACATCCGTCATTGCCTTTTCCTCCTCCACGACAACCTTTATCAATGCTATGGCACTATTGATAATATCTCCAATGTATCCACCGGAATCATCGCAATAAGTAATAAGGTCGATGACTTCCGTCAATACTGATCTTGCTAAAATAAACGCGTTATGAAAATTGCCCTTTTCTAACAGGCGTCGCCCCTCATCAAGTAATCCATTAATCTCATTTGCCAATTGTTGAACAGATCTGTAATCAATAAAATCTCCGCCTGAATTGCTCCGTATCAAGCCTTTTAGTTGTTGGGTATAGCTCTTACCTATATCCATGTCGCCATCTTTATCCGCGAAGTAGCGTTCAAATATAGATTTGAACTTTTGATCGCTTGCAGCATGCGTCAGAATAAATTCCCGGCATTCTTCTAAACCTATTTTTTGTAATAAGGTCTTAAAATCTTTTTTGGGATCGCCTTTTTGGGGGGCCGGGGCCTTAGATAATTCTTCCTTCAGCAGAAATAAGACTGCCACAACATGTTTGCAGATGTCACCTTCATACGGGCAATCGCATGAATATGATGCTATGTTGTTCTTTCTGAGCAACCTCACCTCCACTTGGTATGTATCGCTTCCCGTCACTTCCGCATACCATAAACCTTCTTCCGTTTCCTCCAGATCAACAACAGCTGCATTCTCATAGTATTCCCTTCCCCGATGGACGATCTTATCACTTAGTTGTAATTCAAAATTTTTCAATGTGAGCATGTAGGCAGTGCTTTATTCAGCCGATAAATCGTCCGTAGTTTAACTGTTATGGATCAAACCACGGGCATAGATATTCTTTACTATTCCAAAGGTACTGATCATGAACCAAAAATAGCCTTATGGGCGTGGCCTGTGCCATTTGGCATGCTTTTTAACCTCTAACAGTTATTAAAAATGCAAGTATGAAAACTAAAACACGCAAAGTATTGATCATTGAAGACGAAGGTGACCTATGCCTGCTTATAAATATACTATTGGAAGGCAAGGGAATGGAAATAGAACATGTACAAAGCATTGCCAAAGCTGGGGAATATCTTCTACAGGAAAAGCCTTCTTTAATATTATTAGATAATCGCCTGCCTGACGGTTTCGGCATCGACTTTCTTAGCATTGTAAAAAAGGAACACCCTACAACAAAAGTGATCATGATCTCTGGTGTTGACGCGGCCGCTGAGGATGTAGCTTTAGAAAATGGCGCTGACGCTTTTCTGAAAAAGCCGTTTACCAAAGCACAGTTGCACGAAACGGTTACGGAGTTGCTGAAAACAGAAGATGCAATTACTTCGCCATCCTAAACTTCCTCCGACACCGTCGCCTTTGCAATTTAAACCCCTGGTGAGATGTGAAGAGTAATTATATCATTTCAGCTTCGCATTTTAACAACCTATTCAATTTCTCTATTGTAGCTGACTGCTGGTATATTAGCGCCAAATTGACCATCAATTTGGCGCTAATATGCTACAAAAAGAAATATAAAGCCAGAAGCTTTTTGTTTGTCGGCCGATGACGGGTACGTCCCCGATCCCGGCAATTATCCGGAAGTGAATCATTAAATCTGATCAGGGACAACACTATTTAAACACAAATGTTATTTCAAAGTGATCTTACCTATCGCCAGTTTGGTTTTTCCAAACGTACGGTCCGTTTTACCTATCAGATACATTTCATTGTTAATAATAGACCCTAAACGCGGCATCGCTGTAGGTACCTCCGTGTTGGAGAAGAACTGTTTCCTTGCAAGTTTGCCGGAGATCGCATCGATATTCAGTACATAACAATCAGACTTGGCATAACGGTAGATCTTTTTTGCTTTCTGACCAGCCTGCGTAACGCCGGTATTTTTAGGGCTATCATTAAAGATGACCTGGATATTGTCATCTGATTGCATAGCACCAAAACCGGAATAAAAAGGCCTGCCTCCCAAATCAAAGTATCCGGTATAACTATAACTGAGACCGAAACCCATACTATAAGAAGGACCGGTAATGGATATTGTTTCCCGCTGATCTTTAGGCAGAATCTCGAGCCAGCCAATATCCCCGGTAGCATTGATCTTACACATCAACAGATCGCCGGAAAGGTAATGATAAGTGGTAGTTGAGCTTCCGCCTGTCATCATACCAGCAGCACCAGGCGTACCTGCAGTGCTCGAAACAGTCACATATTGATGATATTGTTCTGCCAGTATAACCAGTCCATTGTCGGGGGTATAAAAAATGTTCCTGAACTGCATATATTTTGAGAACCCTTCACCTTCATCTTTCAGTTTATTCAGCCTTTCCCTTTCTTTTCTTTCCTCTTTGTCTTCATCTTTATCATCATCATCATCTTTATCATCATCACCATTGTCTGCAGTTAAAA from Chitinophaga filiformis carries:
- the uvrA gene encoding excinuclease ABC subunit UvrA, with the translated sequence MKEGQSKKASAGDFVRVRGAREHNLKNINVDIPRNALVVFTGVSGSGKSSLAFGTLYAEAQRRYLESVSPYARRLFNQMSVPEVDEIEGLPPAVALQQQRGAVTTRSSVGSVTTLSNLLRMLFSRAGDYPKGQSIIYAEGFSPNTPEGACPNCHGLGRIYDVTEKSMVPDDSLTIRERAIAAWPTAWQGQNLREILMTLGYDVDKPWRDLPKKDREWILFTDEQPTVPVYSGLSAKEMKKALNQKLEPSYMGTFTGAKRYVMQTFANTQSQLMKKRVMQFMTGADCPVCNGKRLKKESLSVKFAGYDITEISRLQLYELNKIFSPYARQASFDKINELHPEKAMVAQRIAEDLVARLSIMLDLGLGYLTPERSTPTLSPGELQRLRLATQVRSNLFGVVYVLDEPSAGLHPADTEALLRALDKLKDAGNSLFVVEHEVDIIRHADWVVDVGPAAGVNGGEILYSGPLSGLQKVETSVTRRYIAQAIPPKRTARTTTSWLRLEGVSRNNLSNLDVSFPLGVLTSVTGISGSGKSSLVSQALIELVAAQLGQEIDPPTEDQQDLLQEETVLSSGRITEGMERVKRMVRVDQKPIGRTPRSNLATYTGLFDHVRKLFAATKMAKARHYDAGRFSFNVAKGRCPHCAGEGFVMVELLFLPSVYSPCPTCHGTRYNDKTLEIKYKDKNIAEVLAMPVDVAWEFFEEEEILRRSLNVVRQVGLGYLRLGQPATELSGGEAQRIKLATELQRSQRGDTLYVLDEPTTGLHPADVEKLMVQLNSLVDAGNTVIVVEHDMHVIAQSDWVIDIGPGAGEQGGKIVAEGIPAAVAKNKKSETAAYLSLYV
- a CDS encoding response regulator — encoded protein: MKTKTRKVLIIEDEGDLCLLINILLEGKGMEIEHVQSIAKAGEYLLQEKPSLILLDNRLPDGFGIDFLSIVKKEHPTTKVIMISGVDAAAEDVALENGADAFLKKPFTKAQLHETVTELLKTEDAITSPS
- a CDS encoding SWIM zinc finger domain-containing protein; this encodes MLTLKNFELQLSDKIVHRGREYYENAAVVDLEETEEGLWYAEVTGSDTYQVEVRLLRKNNIASYSCDCPYEGDICKHVVAVLFLLKEELSKAPAPQKGDPKKDFKTLLQKIGLEECREFILTHAASDQKFKSIFERYFADKDGDMDIGKSYTQQLKGLIRSNSGGDFIDYRSVQQLANEINGLLDEGRRLLEKGNFHNAFILARSVLTEVIDLITYCDDSGGYIGDIINSAIALIKVVVEEEKAMTDVQAEIFDFIRSAVSLPVYFDYGDFGHDMLDVYFTLAIKLNEQASYLNFIDGQIKKTSEDEHSYRKDYFLVRKVAFLHAIGNFSDAQALLRENLDIVDIRRGEVRRLVEKTDLSSAKQLIVEGIELARKKDHPGTVRQWEEELLHIAVLENDKDTIRYYTKHFAFDRGFHQIYYNQWKSSFDMDEWEEEIEKYIEERITGVELQYQKNKGKVWYSPDTLLLDVLAPIYIEEKYWDRLLSLMSQEIDLDRLLRYHDHLVNIYPIQLLALYLPAFGRKGDIVGNRREYTDLAIKMIMVIEAIPEGTDEVITIAEEICRKYPRRPAMIQELNRVIEMRG